From a single Catenulispora sp. EB89 genomic region:
- a CDS encoding DUF1003 domain-containing protein, with product MSLYTSMRHPHVHVRLRHGHARVEHEYAGAGGRLAAWLTRRLGSMGTVYACVAITVAWMLLGSRAFFGFDPYPYPFMLFLGNVVQLLLVFVILLGQQVLGRTGDRRARQTFEDAEAILHDCEQIQNHLIAQDLHLASCVVLDEIEQGQLTAAAERFATPPSMADEHVGVNARLAARITERCGTMGAFYVATLFQLVWIALARAGVLRFDPYPFAFLLFLSSLAQLLLMFVIMLGQQVLGRAADRRAEMTFRDAEAVLRACERLQAHLRAQDLAIRHVVDHMTACGN from the coding sequence GTGAGCCTCTACACGTCCATGCGCCACCCCCACGTCCACGTGCGGCTCCGGCATGGCCACGCCCGCGTCGAGCACGAGTACGCCGGGGCCGGCGGACGGCTCGCGGCCTGGCTCACGCGGCGGCTGGGGTCGATGGGCACGGTCTACGCGTGCGTGGCGATCACCGTGGCGTGGATGCTGCTGGGCTCGCGGGCGTTCTTCGGGTTCGACCCGTATCCGTACCCGTTCATGCTGTTCCTGGGCAACGTGGTGCAGCTCCTGCTGGTCTTCGTCATCCTGCTCGGCCAGCAGGTCCTGGGCCGGACCGGCGACCGCCGCGCGCGGCAGACCTTCGAGGACGCCGAGGCGATCCTGCACGACTGCGAGCAGATCCAGAACCACCTCATCGCCCAGGACCTGCACCTGGCATCCTGCGTGGTCCTCGACGAGATCGAGCAGGGCCAGCTGACGGCCGCCGCCGAGCGCTTCGCGACCCCGCCGTCGATGGCCGACGAGCACGTCGGCGTCAACGCCCGGCTCGCGGCCCGGATCACGGAGCGCTGCGGCACCATGGGCGCCTTCTACGTCGCGACGCTGTTCCAGCTGGTGTGGATCGCCCTGGCGCGGGCCGGGGTGCTGCGGTTCGACCCGTATCCGTTCGCGTTCCTGCTGTTCCTGTCGAGCCTGGCGCAGCTGCTGCTGATGTTCGTGATCATGCTCGGCCAGCAGGTGCTGGGCCGCGCCGCCGACCGGCGCGCGGAGATGACGTTCCGCGACGCCGAGGCGGTGCTGCGGGCCTGCGAGCGGCTGCAGGCGCACCTGCGGGCCCAGGACCTGGCGATCCGGCACGTGGTGGACCACATGACGGCGTGCGGGAACTAG
- a CDS encoding SRPBCC family protein, with protein MWDYEYSATAEVTPNAVWTLWADPLGWHAWNDGVGEVELHGPFAAGTAFTMTPPGEDTIHMTITEVVPDQAWIDVCEVPGLLITTHHLIEDLGAGRTKVTYRTEITGEAADELGPEIGPQICADFPDVVTKLLALAASA; from the coding sequence ATGTGGGACTACGAATACAGCGCCACCGCCGAGGTCACGCCGAACGCCGTCTGGACGCTCTGGGCCGACCCGCTGGGCTGGCACGCCTGGAACGACGGCGTCGGCGAGGTCGAGCTGCACGGCCCGTTCGCCGCCGGCACCGCGTTCACGATGACGCCGCCCGGCGAGGACACGATCCACATGACCATCACCGAAGTGGTCCCGGACCAGGCATGGATCGACGTCTGCGAGGTCCCGGGCCTGCTCATCACCACCCACCACCTGATCGAGGACCTCGGCGCCGGCCGCACGAAGGTCACCTACCGCACCGAGATCACCGGCGAGGCGGCCGACGAGCTCGGACCGGAGATCGGCCCGCAGATCTGCGCCGACTTCCCGGACGTCGTCACCAAGCTGCTGGCACTGGCGGCGAGCGCCTGA
- a CDS encoding MarR family winged helix-turn-helix transcriptional regulator: MSEGAGGPGDQPGFLLWRVTLRWQREIAAVLAPLDLTHVQFVLLACTFWLNDQGLTPNQATVAEQAGTDVKMTSQVIRTLEAKGLVTREVDPADTRARRLRVTAAGADLAPRAMAAVEAADAAFFDPVARPDAVSMLSKLARFGHSDR, from the coding sequence ATGAGCGAAGGTGCAGGCGGCCCCGGAGACCAGCCCGGCTTCCTCCTCTGGCGCGTCACCCTCCGGTGGCAGCGCGAGATCGCCGCGGTCCTGGCCCCCCTGGACCTCACGCACGTCCAGTTCGTCCTCCTCGCCTGCACCTTCTGGCTCAACGACCAGGGCCTGACCCCCAACCAGGCCACGGTCGCCGAGCAGGCCGGCACCGACGTGAAGATGACCTCGCAGGTGATCCGCACCCTGGAAGCCAAGGGCCTGGTCACCCGCGAGGTCGACCCCGCCGACACCCGCGCGCGCCGACTGCGCGTCACGGCCGCCGGCGCCGACCTCGCACCGCGCGCCATGGCGGCGGTGGAGGCGGCCGACGCAGCGTTCTTCGATCCCGTCGCGCGTCCGGACGCCGTCAGCATGCTGAGCAAGCTGGCGCGCTTCGGGCACTCCGACCGATAG